In one Butyrivibrio proteoclasticus B316 genomic region, the following are encoded:
- the rpmF gene encoding 50S ribosomal protein L32 produces the protein MSICPKNKSSKGHRDQRRANWKMTAPTLVKCSHCGALMQPHQVCKKCGYYNKKNIVETEA, from the coding sequence ATGTCAATCTGCCCAAAGAATAAGTCATCAAAAGGCCATAGAGATCAGAGAAGAGCTAACTGGAAAATGACAGCTCCAACTCTTGTAAAGTGCAGTCATTGTGGAGCTCTTATGCAGCCTCATCAGGTTTGCAAGAAGTGTGGCTACTACAATAAGAAGAACATTGTTGAAACTGAGGCTTGA
- the rnc gene encoding ribonuclease III, with translation MLNEQEIINFQQVIGYKFKNIDLLIQALTHSSFVNEQKINKKPDYERLEFLGDAILEMVSSEYLFKKYPDKKEGEMSKIRASLVCEPALAFCAEHIELKKYIQLGKGEELTGGRNKESIIADVMEAVIGALFLDGGLQESKRFIDTYVLTNADSMAMFNDSKSLLQEFVQAGGLGQIKYEICGESGPEHDKIFDVRVWIGDKNMGEGTGKTKKAAEQKAAYQALLVLKNK, from the coding sequence ATGTTAAACGAGCAGGAAATCATTAACTTCCAGCAGGTGATTGGATATAAATTCAAAAATATAGATTTGCTTATTCAGGCATTAACTCACAGTTCTTTTGTAAATGAGCAGAAGATCAATAAAAAGCCTGACTATGAGCGCCTTGAATTTTTGGGAGATGCGATTCTTGAGATGGTTTCAAGTGAATATCTTTTCAAGAAATATCCAGACAAGAAGGAAGGCGAGATGTCCAAGATCAGGGCATCACTTGTCTGTGAGCCTGCACTTGCTTTTTGCGCTGAGCATATAGAACTTAAGAAATACATTCAGCTTGGCAAGGGAGAGGAGCTTACTGGCGGAAGGAATAAAGAATCCATTATTGCAGACGTTATGGAAGCTGTAATTGGAGCTCTTTTTCTGGATGGAGGACTTCAGGAATCAAAGCGTTTCATAGATACTTATGTACTGACTAATGCTGACAGTATGGCAATGTTCAATGACAGCAAATCTTTGTTACAGGAGTTTGTTCAGGCAGGGGGGCTTGGCCAGATTAAATATGAAATATGTGGCGAAAGTGGTCCTGAACATGATAAAATATTTGATGTCCGCGTTTGGATCGGTGATAAGAATATGGGAGAGGGGACAGGAAAAACCAAGAAAGCTGCAGAACAGAAGGCGGCTTATCAGGCTCTTCTTGTATTGAAAAATAAGTAA
- a CDS encoding AraC family transcriptional regulator: MKELNSCKEAMAQSIENKYFSVAHLYKDEKAMEMHIHDCYEVYFSISGGKQFLIDNKVYDIEPGDLFLINQFDSHYLTQIDKELHERIVIMIDPEYMRSISSEETNLDACFQDRGDKFSHKLHLTQEQQGRFLYFINKIITSNSYGHDLLERATFTELFVMINQIINDKKNNKATEKTATYNEQVDAILSYLNNNIQYPISIGDLAKHFYISESYICRIFKAATGTTINKYMTARRISIAKSLLAEGTGVSEVCDKCGFSDYSNFLKAFTKSVGISPKKYSQYCNK; encoded by the coding sequence ATGAAAGAGCTGAATTCCTGCAAAGAAGCAATGGCGCAGAGTATAGAGAACAAATACTTTTCCGTTGCGCATTTATATAAAGATGAGAAGGCTATGGAGATGCATATTCATGACTGCTATGAGGTGTATTTTTCTATTTCCGGCGGCAAGCAGTTCCTTATAGACAATAAGGTTTATGACATTGAACCGGGAGATCTTTTTCTCATCAATCAGTTTGATTCCCATTATCTTACTCAGATTGATAAGGAGCTTCATGAGAGAATTGTTATTATGATAGATCCTGAGTACATGCGCAGTATTTCCAGTGAGGAGACTAACCTTGATGCCTGTTTTCAGGACAGAGGAGATAAGTTTTCGCATAAACTGCATCTGACACAGGAACAACAGGGAAGATTTCTCTATTTTATTAATAAGATAATCACCAGCAACAGCTATGGACATGACCTTCTTGAAAGGGCGACTTTTACAGAGCTCTTTGTCATGATCAATCAGATCATAAATGACAAGAAGAATAACAAGGCAACAGAGAAAACTGCTACATATAACGAACAGGTTGATGCAATATTGTCATATCTCAACAATAATATACAGTATCCGATAAGTATTGGAGATCTTGCCAAGCACTTTTATATCAGTGAGTCCTACATTTGCAGGATTTTTAAGGCGGCAACAGGAACAACAATCAATAAATATATGACTGCAAGGCGAATATCAATTGCCAAGTCGCTTCTTGCTGAAGGAACCGGTGTCAGCGAAGTCTGCGATAAATGCGGCTTTAGCGATTATAGTAATTTCCTTAAGGCTTTTACTAAATCCGTAGGAATATCACCTAAAAAGTATTCCCAGTATTGCAATAAATGA
- the acpP gene encoding acyl carrier protein: MEFEKMKEVIANVLNVDPEEITMDTTFTEDLGADSLDLFQIIMGLEDEFDVQIEPEKTENISTVGEAVELLKAAISGK; this comes from the coding sequence ATGGAATTTGAGAAGATGAAAGAAGTTATTGCTAATGTACTCAATGTTGATCCTGAGGAGATCACAATGGATACAACTTTTACAGAGGATCTCGGCGCAGATTCACTTGATCTTTTCCAGATTATCATGGGACTTGAGGATGAGTTCGATGTACAGATCGAGCCGGAGAAAACAGAGAATATCTCTACTGTAGGAGAGGCTGTTGAGCTTCTTAAGGCTGCAATTTCTGGTAAATAA
- the plsX gene encoding phosphate acyltransferase PlsX: protein MSELVRVAVDAMGGDNAPFVTVKGAVDAIKESDALKVFLVGQESAVNEELAKYDYDKNRIEVVNATEIIEMAEPPVMAIRTKKDSSIVKAMYMVNHGEADAYVSAGSTGATLVGGQVIVGRLKGVDRAPLAPLIPTEKGSSLLIDCGANVDARSNHLVQFAKMGTVYMENVMGKKNPTVAIVNIGAEEEKGNALVKETFPLLKNCPDINFIGSIEARDIPAGEADIIVCEAFTGNVILKMYEGVAKSMMHVIKKGLMSNLKTKIGALLIKNDLKKSLADYSMDQYGGAPMLGLKGLVVKTHGSANEVEVKNSILQCVTFTQQKISEKISEKISQ from the coding sequence ATGTCAGAACTTGTAAGAGTTGCAGTTGATGCAATGGGAGGAGATAACGCTCCTTTTGTTACAGTTAAGGGCGCTGTTGATGCCATTAAAGAATCGGATGCTCTCAAGGTCTTTTTGGTAGGACAGGAGAGTGCGGTTAATGAAGAATTAGCCAAGTATGACTATGATAAGAACAGAATAGAGGTAGTTAATGCCACTGAGATAATTGAAATGGCTGAACCTCCTGTAATGGCCATCAGGACCAAGAAGGATTCATCCATAGTCAAGGCTATGTATATGGTCAATCATGGAGAGGCTGATGCGTATGTTTCTGCAGGTAGTACCGGGGCCACACTTGTAGGAGGCCAGGTAATTGTAGGAAGGCTTAAAGGGGTGGACAGAGCACCACTTGCGCCTCTTATCCCCACAGAGAAGGGAAGCTCACTTCTTATTGACTGCGGAGCGAATGTAGATGCCAGATCCAACCATCTTGTACAGTTCGCCAAGATGGGAACAGTATATATGGAAAATGTAATGGGCAAGAAGAATCCTACAGTTGCTATCGTCAATATAGGAGCTGAGGAAGAGAAAGGTAATGCTCTTGTCAAAGAGACGTTTCCACTTCTTAAGAATTGTCCGGATATCAACTTTATAGGTAGTATAGAGGCAAGAGATATTCCTGCCGGAGAAGCTGACATTATTGTTTGTGAGGCTTTCACAGGTAATGTGATCCTCAAGATGTATGAAGGTGTTGCCAAGTCTATGATGCATGTCATCAAGAAGGGGCTTATGAGCAATCTTAAGACCAAGATTGGTGCACTCCTTATCAAGAATGACCTCAAGAAGTCACTTGCTGACTATAGCATGGACCAGTATGGCGGGGCACCAATGCTGGGACTTAAGGGACTTGTTGTTAAGACTCATGGCAGTGCCAATGAGGTAGAGGTCAAGAATTCAATCTTGCAGTGTGTAACATTTACACAGCAGAAGATAAGCGAAAAGATTAGTGAGAAAATCTCACAGTGA
- a CDS encoding acetate/propionate family kinase, with product MKILVINCGSSSLKFQLIDSDSEAVICKGLCERIGIEGSQIVYTPTGKDKITKVEPMPDHNRAIELVIEALTNSENGVVSLDEIGAVGHRIVHGGEKFTKSVVIDDEVIKAIEDVSDLAPLHNPANLIGIRACQKVMPGVPMVAVFDTAFHQTMPQEAYLYGLPYSYYEKYGIRRYGFHGTSHSFVSKRAAEILGKNPADLKMIVCHLGNGASLSAVDGGKCVDTSMGLTPLEGLIMGTRTGDIDPSVVEFVMKKENSTVADVTNLLNKKSGVFGLSDNLSSDFRDLEAGYNEGHAGARRAVDAFVYRVVKYIGSYTAAMGGVDVICFTAGVGENSGFVRKLICDRLGFIGAKMDAEANKVRGEEKVISTADSKVTLLVVPTNEELAIARDTYALCK from the coding sequence TATCTGCAAGGGACTTTGCGAGAGAATTGGTATTGAGGGCAGCCAGATTGTCTATACTCCAACAGGCAAGGACAAGATCACCAAGGTAGAGCCTATGCCGGATCACAACAGAGCTATCGAGCTTGTAATCGAAGCTCTTACTAACAGTGAGAACGGTGTTGTTTCTCTTGATGAAATCGGAGCAGTTGGTCATCGTATCGTTCACGGTGGAGAGAAGTTTACTAAGTCAGTTGTTATTGACGACGAAGTTATCAAGGCTATTGAGGATGTAAGTGATCTTGCTCCTCTCCATAATCCAGCAAACCTTATTGGTATCAGAGCTTGTCAGAAGGTTATGCCAGGCGTTCCTATGGTAGCAGTATTTGATACAGCTTTCCATCAGACAATGCCTCAGGAAGCTTACCTTTACGGACTTCCATATTCATACTATGAGAAATATGGAATCAGAAGATATGGTTTCCACGGCACAAGCCATTCATTCGTAAGCAAGCGTGCTGCTGAGATCCTTGGCAAGAATCCTGCTGACCTTAAGATGATCGTTTGCCACCTCGGAAACGGTGCATCTCTTTCAGCTGTTGATGGTGGTAAGTGTGTAGACACTTCTATGGGTCTTACTCCACTTGAGGGACTTATCATGGGAACCAGAACAGGTGACATCGATCCATCTGTAGTTGAATTTGTTATGAAAAAAGAGAATTCAACTGTTGCAGATGTTACTAACCTTCTTAACAAGAAGTCAGGTGTATTTGGCCTTTCTGATAATCTTTCTTCTGATTTCAGAGATCTTGAAGCCGGTTATAATGAGGGTCATGCCGGTGCCAGACGTGCAGTTGATGCATTTGTATACAGAGTTGTTAAGTATATCGGTTCTTATACAGCAGCAATGGGTGGAGTAGATGTTATCTGCTTTACAGCCGGTGTTGGTGAGAACAGCGGATTTGTTCGTAAGCTTATTTGCGACAGACTTGGCTTTATCGGTGCCAAGATGGACGCAGAAGCCAACAAGGTTCGCGGCGAAGAAAAGGTGATTTCTACAGCTGACAGTAAGGTAACACTTCTTGTTGTTCCTACAAACGAAGAGCTTGCTATTGCGCGTGATACATATGCTCTTTGCAAATAA
- a CDS encoding ArnT family glycosyltransferase, with protein sequence MRIIDYYNYFATISFLAIVIISIIIRKKTNSKAFVSDKMANALFVFILIIASALRLYGLGKIPFGLQQDEASIGYEAYILANFGIDRNGFHWPVYPITWGCGGGSPLLIYLNVLSIRLFGTGIVKLRLIPAICGILTVLFFYLTLRLLFDNNKFKNELSLLGAFFLSICPWHVILSRWSLDCNIMPFNLIFAVYLFTLATKRKSTVLYAISSAAFAICMYSYGAATIVVPLFLVTISIYYIVTKKISGFQLAISIVAFMIVFAPLIWFYLVNYFGLPEVYTEFFTVNRFTSARTGEAFVAFSEIPSKFLSNIASVILSVSVGDERHTLAHFYPGYATLYKFTFPITFLGLILAFKDRFKELSDVIFGLLVLANVVLSIIVVPDTNRMVLIYIPFSYFFIKGMECIISKSGRLFVIVLIFLLAGALSFTKDYFRDYNVYATSIFMPGYGEAIKRAYEITGDDDHIYSTYDGLSSPFMLALYYTDYDPYKYIETVEYRDELAEFRVADSFGNFDFKLPEDITDTDYYDDVFVLSSNDLERISGNDSYTVENFEGYHVVYKTDAH encoded by the coding sequence ATGCGAATTATTGATTATTATAATTATTTTGCTACCATATCTTTTCTGGCTATCGTTATTATTTCAATCATTATCAGGAAAAAGACAAATAGTAAAGCGTTTGTTTCAGACAAGATGGCAAACGCTTTATTTGTGTTCATATTAATCATAGCATCCGCGCTCAGGTTGTATGGACTTGGAAAAATACCTTTTGGGCTTCAGCAGGATGAGGCGTCTATTGGATATGAGGCTTATATTCTTGCTAATTTTGGAATAGACAGAAATGGTTTTCACTGGCCTGTCTACCCTATAACCTGGGGATGCGGCGGTGGCAGTCCGCTTTTGATTTATCTGAATGTACTATCAATCAGGCTCTTTGGTACCGGAATTGTTAAACTCAGGCTGATACCTGCTATTTGTGGTATTTTGACCGTATTATTCTTTTATCTGACCCTTAGACTTTTGTTTGATAACAATAAGTTCAAAAATGAGTTGTCACTTTTAGGTGCTTTTTTTCTTTCAATCTGCCCTTGGCACGTGATTCTCTCAAGATGGAGTCTTGACTGCAATATAATGCCTTTTAACCTTATATTTGCGGTATATTTGTTTACTTTAGCTACCAAAAGAAAGAGTACCGTTCTATATGCTATCAGTTCAGCGGCTTTTGCGATATGTATGTACAGTTACGGTGCTGCGACGATTGTTGTTCCACTTTTTCTTGTAACAATCAGTATTTATTATATTGTAACGAAGAAGATCAGTGGTTTTCAGCTTGCCATTTCCATTGTCGCTTTTATGATTGTCTTTGCACCGCTTATATGGTTTTACCTTGTAAATTATTTTGGCCTTCCGGAGGTATACACTGAGTTTTTTACGGTGAACAGATTCACGTCGGCAAGGACCGGAGAAGCTTTTGTTGCATTTTCAGAAATTCCGAGCAAGTTTTTATCTAATATTGCATCGGTGATTTTGTCTGTATCAGTAGGAGATGAGCGGCATACGCTTGCACATTTTTATCCGGGATATGCTACGCTTTATAAATTTACATTTCCTATAACTTTTCTGGGACTGATCCTTGCTTTTAAGGATAGATTCAAAGAACTTTCGGATGTGATATTTGGACTTTTGGTGCTGGCTAATGTTGTCCTTAGCATTATAGTGGTTCCGGATACTAATAGAATGGTCCTCATTTATATTCCCTTTTCTTACTTCTTTATAAAGGGAATGGAATGTATTATTTCCAAATCCGGAAGACTGTTTGTAATTGTGCTTATTTTCCTATTGGCAGGAGCTTTGTCTTTTACCAAGGATTATTTTAGGGATTACAATGTATACGCTACAAGCATCTTCATGCCTGGCTATGGAGAAGCCATAAAAAGAGCTTACGAGATAACCGGGGATGATGATCATATTTATTCTACTTACGACGGTTTATCGTCACCGTTTATGTTGGCTTTATACTATACAGATTATGATCCATATAAATACATAGAAACTGTAGAGTACAGAGATGAACTGGCAGAGTTCAGAGTGGCAGATTCCTTTGGAAATTTTGATTTCAAATTACCTGAAGATATAACAGATACAGATTATTATGATGATGTCTTTGTTTTGTCCAGCAATGATCTTGAGAGGATCAGTGGAAATGACTCATACACAGTAGAGAATTTCGAAGGCTATCATGTGGTTTATAAAACAGATGCACATTGA